The following proteins are encoded in a genomic region of Brachypodium distachyon strain Bd21 chromosome 1, Brachypodium_distachyon_v3.0, whole genome shotgun sequence:
- the LOC100837338 gene encoding uncharacterized protein LOC100837338 isoform X2: MNFWMGKVHSKSASAYDGAIFLCNCLTRKECFERKLFGLSSLCADFVQQVKAGATLFLYDVEQRKLHGVFEATSDGAMNIIPDAYISSGSQFPSQIRFKRIWFCKPLMQSEFQDVLHDNYFSWTKFSYGLSHQQVVNLLHLFSSRNRLQPRQNPRSQDEPPRESEFSSVINQTDNLSGSNSISHGSLKSPCQTCTSSTVGEHAAPPRPDISDVAKSNNSRSSLPTRANTDIVTVAGSEKAIDDNSTDDFIPLQLEEDNLDGVDYLSDLLEDESHSSESKSCSDSEEHVTFHQPCDRKKSEYHPPMANSKLRSDNEDRKSVFARLMGRPRSFSQREKSKINPFSSKNVKSFSPLSRRKKRRRTQQNKPFPCDNRGTLDMPSADKMRRIPALDYSFVWDDDRRYNKFSGGKPSNIQTSLHPFVREDVNKLDLFAKEPDRHEASKKLFVAEGSGKLIESCNRELNKSPVFAEVHERCEVTVKETRTPFLDFKRRSKDPNVGGHQDFDTVDIEKDAKKKMRLASASFHQEEYQSDTASVLKDTQDMDILAISDGSCKLKSISLSSKDTCSQVARAYFETDVPLQDEQQQSIQGCSEEVIGVKSLILEDSGTADLLPMLSFGNRQTSPNVETRSELASGHVETEKSPQEKEYQSAGSCHVVFNIDKMLLSEKPETIDFLSNHDKGCGSKMRLSSDGNNRHVASSHLVAEMPLPEKENPSVQSYSQVVHGVAENSEELFPKFDANCGRNKSLSCDGIGGYVASDLYSSDASPDPESPKPLSNFPKYHGDSAKKNISSDGILEMVATDHQETCMLPLDVSTGDGDSEPKTSFYEKDAEATHSPTASEDREDTTYTPSPNGRRSNSPPYGLELSKAVPQPETRYQIFRSGHKAGHENTDTDSSAVCAEGYGSKSGMSTDSTCGYLAVADGRANLLGTSSESRTSFFDGSSSDFAQTIRFAHDPGEEMEPH, translated from the exons ATGAACTTTTGGATGGGGAAGGTACATAGTAAGAGTGCTTCAGCCTATGATGGTGCAATATTTCTGTGCAACTGCCTGACCAGGAAAGAGTGCTTCGAGAGAAAGCTTTTTGGCCTTTCTTCTCTATGTGCTGATTTTGTACAGCAAGTTAAAGCTGGTGCAACTTTATTCCTGTATGATGTCGAGCAGCGTAAGCTTCATGGAGTGTTTGAAGCAACTTCAGATGGAGCGATGAACATCATTCCTGATGCATATATCTCATCAGGAAGTCAGTTTCCTTCTCAG ATACGTTTCAAGAGGATATGGTTTTGCAAGCCTTTGATGCAAAGTGAATTTCAAGATGTATTGCATGATAACTATTTTTCATGGACCAAGTTTAGTTATGGTTTGTCCCACCAACAG GTTGTAAACCTTCTTCACTTGTTTTCTTCAAGGAACAGATTACAGCCTCGTCAAAATCCAAGGTCACAGGATGAACCTCCAAGGGAATCTGAATTTTCTTCTGTGATTAACCAAACTGATAACTTGTCCGGTTCAAACAGCATTTCACATGGTTCACTCAAAAGCCCCTGTCAAACATGTACCTCCTCCACTGTTGGGGAGCATGCAGCACCGCCAAGACCAGACATCTCTGATGTTGCTAAGTCCAACAACTCGAGGTCGTCCTTGCCCACCAGAGCAAATACAGACATTGTCACCGTTGCTGGCAGTGAAAAAGCAATTGATGACAACTCTACTGATGACTTTATACCGCTACAGCTGGAGGAAGATAATTTAGATGGTGTTGACTATCTATCTGATTTGCTGGAAGATGAGAGCCATTCTTCAGAATCTAAAAGTTGTAGTGACTCTGAAGAGCATGTTACTTTCCACCAGCCTTGTGACAGGAAGAAAAGTGAATACCATCCTCCCATGGCAAATTCCAAGCTCCGCTCTGATAATGAAGATCGAAAAAGCGTGTTTGCTCGATTAATGGGGAGACCTAGATCTTTTAGTCAAAGAGAGAAGTCCAAGATCAATCCGTTCTCATCAAAGAATGTTAAGTCTTTTAGTCCCCTTTCTCGGAGGAAAAAGCGGAGAAGGACACAGCAGAACAAGCCTTTCCCATGTGACAATCGTGGAACACTGGATATGCCTTCAGCAGATAAGATGAGGAGAATTCCAGCATTGGACTATTCATTTGTCTGGGATGATGACAGAAGATACAACAAGTTCTCTGGTGGAAAACCAAGCAACATTCAAACAAGCCTACATCCATTTGTTCGTGAAGATGTGAACAAACTGGATCTATTTGCTAAAGAACCTGATAGACATGAGGCATCCAAAAAGCTATTTGTTGCTGAAGGTAGTGGAAAGCTGATCGAGTCCTGTAACAGAGAATTAAATAAATCCCCAGTGTTTGCTGAAGTACATGAGAGGTGTGAAGTCACTGTTAAAGAAACCAGGACCCCTTTCTTAGATTTTAAACGGCGTTCTAAGGATCCAAATGTTGGAGGACATCAGGATTTTGACACAGTGGATATTGAGAAAGatgcaaagaagaagatgcgCCTAGCAAGTGCATCCTTCCATCAAGAGGAGTATCAAAGTGACACTGCATCGGTTCTGAAAGACACCCAAGATATGGATATACTAGCAATATCTGATGGGAGCTGTAAACTTAAGAGCATCTCTTTGTCATCCAAGGACACATGTAGCCAGGTGGCTAGAGCTTATTTTGAAACTGACGTGCCCCTGCAAGATGAACAACAGCAAAGCATCCAAGGCTGTTCTGAAGAAGTTATAGGTGTTAAGTCATTGATTCTTGAAGATTCTGGAACTGCAGACTTGTTGCCCATGCTCAGTTTTGGAAACAGGCAGACTTCTCCAAATGTTGAAACTAGGAGTGAACTGGCTTCTGGTCATGTGGAAACTGAGAAGTCCCCACAAGAGAAAGAATACCAAAGTGCTGGGAGCTGCCATGTAGTTTTTAATATAGATAAAATGTTGCTCTCGGAAAAACCTGAAACCATTGATTTCTTGTCCAACCATGATAAAGGTTGTGGAAGCAAGATGCGCTTATCTTCTGATGGGAATAACAGGCATGTTGCTTCTAGTCATCTGGTTGCTGAAATGCCTCtgccagaaaaagaaaaccctaGTGTCCAGAGCTACTCCCAAGTTGTTCATGGTGTGGCAGAAAATTCTGAAGAACTGTTCCCCAAGTTTGATGCAAATTGTGGAAGGAACAAGAGTTTATCTTGTGATGGAATTGGTGGCTATGTGGCCAGCGACCTGTACTCCAGTGATGCTTCACCAGATCCTGAAAGTCCCAAACCTCTCAGTAACTTTCCTAAATACCATGGAGATAGTGCAAAGAAGAATATCTCATCGGATGGAATTTTGGAAATGGTGGCTACTGATCATCAGGAGACCTGTATGCTCCCGCTGGACGTAAGTACAGGTGACGGAGATAGTGAACCAAAGACATCCTTTTATGAGAAAGATGCTGAAGCTACGCACTCACCAACAGCCTCTGAAGACCGTGAGGATACCACCTACACTCCGTCACCGAACGGACGTCGAAGCAATTCACCTCCTTATGGTCTGGAACTCAGCAAAGCAGTGCCACAGCCCGAGACGCGATACCAAATTTTCCGCAGCGGGCACAAAGCAGGCCATGAAAACACCGATACCGATTCATCCGCGGTCTGTGCTGAGGGCTACGGAAGCAAGAGTGGCATGTCGACTGACAGCACCTGTGGCTACCTGGCTGTCGCCGATGGGCGGGCCAATCTTCTGGGAACAAGCTCGGAGTCCAGGACGAGTTTCTTCGACGGCTCGTCAAGCGACTTTGCCCAGACGATCAGGTTCGCACACGACCCTGGAGAAGAGATGGAGCCGCACTGA
- the LOC100837338 gene encoding uncharacterized protein LOC100837338 isoform X3 translates to MVSRKPMNFWMGKVHSKSASAYDGAIFLCNCLTRKECFERKLFGLSSLCADFVQQVKAGATLFLYDVEQRKLHGVFEATSDGAMNIIPDAYISSGSQFPSQVVNLLHLFSSRNRLQPRQNPRSQDEPPRESEFSSVINQTDNLSGSNSISHGSLKSPCQTCTSSTVGEHAAPPRPDISDVAKSNNSRSSLPTRANTDIVTVAGSEKAIDDNSTDDFIPLQLEEDNLDGVDYLSDLLEDESHSSESKSCSDSEEHVTFHQPCDRKKSEYHPPMANSKLRSDNEDRKSVFARLMGRPRSFSQREKSKINPFSSKNVKSFSPLSRRKKRRRTQQNKPFPCDNRGTLDMPSADKMRRIPALDYSFVWDDDRRYNKFSGGKPSNIQTSLHPFVREDVNKLDLFAKEPDRHEASKKLFVAEGSGKLIESCNRELNKSPVFAEVHERCEVTVKETRTPFLDFKRRSKDPNVGGHQDFDTVDIEKDAKKKMRLASASFHQEEYQSDTASVLKDTQDMDILAISDGSCKLKSISLSSKDTCSQVARAYFETDVPLQDEQQQSIQGCSEEVIGVKSLILEDSGTADLLPMLSFGNRQTSPNVETRSELASGHVETEKSPQEKEYQSAGSCHVVFNIDKMLLSEKPETIDFLSNHDKGCGSKMRLSSDGNNRHVASSHLVAEMPLPEKENPSVQSYSQVVHGVAENSEELFPKFDANCGRNKSLSCDGIGGYVASDLYSSDASPDPESPKPLSNFPKYHGDSAKKNISSDGILEMVATDHQETCMLPLDVSTGDGDSEPKTSFYEKDAEATHSPTASEDREDTTYTPSPNGRRSNSPPYGLELSKAVPQPETRYQIFRSGHKAGHENTDTDSSAVCAEGYGSKSGMSTDSTCGYLAVADGRANLLGTSSESRTSFFDGSSSDFAQTIRFAHDPGEEMEPH, encoded by the exons ATGGTTTCAAGGAAACCAATGAACTTTTGGATGGGGAAGGTACATAGTAAGAGTGCTTCAGCCTATGATGGTGCAATATTTCTGTGCAACTGCCTGACCAGGAAAGAGTGCTTCGAGAGAAAGCTTTTTGGCCTTTCTTCTCTATGTGCTGATTTTGTACAGCAAGTTAAAGCTGGTGCAACTTTATTCCTGTATGATGTCGAGCAGCGTAAGCTTCATGGAGTGTTTGAAGCAACTTCAGATGGAGCGATGAACATCATTCCTGATGCATATATCTCATCAGGAAGTCAGTTTCCTTCTCAG GTTGTAAACCTTCTTCACTTGTTTTCTTCAAGGAACAGATTACAGCCTCGTCAAAATCCAAGGTCACAGGATGAACCTCCAAGGGAATCTGAATTTTCTTCTGTGATTAACCAAACTGATAACTTGTCCGGTTCAAACAGCATTTCACATGGTTCACTCAAAAGCCCCTGTCAAACATGTACCTCCTCCACTGTTGGGGAGCATGCAGCACCGCCAAGACCAGACATCTCTGATGTTGCTAAGTCCAACAACTCGAGGTCGTCCTTGCCCACCAGAGCAAATACAGACATTGTCACCGTTGCTGGCAGTGAAAAAGCAATTGATGACAACTCTACTGATGACTTTATACCGCTACAGCTGGAGGAAGATAATTTAGATGGTGTTGACTATCTATCTGATTTGCTGGAAGATGAGAGCCATTCTTCAGAATCTAAAAGTTGTAGTGACTCTGAAGAGCATGTTACTTTCCACCAGCCTTGTGACAGGAAGAAAAGTGAATACCATCCTCCCATGGCAAATTCCAAGCTCCGCTCTGATAATGAAGATCGAAAAAGCGTGTTTGCTCGATTAATGGGGAGACCTAGATCTTTTAGTCAAAGAGAGAAGTCCAAGATCAATCCGTTCTCATCAAAGAATGTTAAGTCTTTTAGTCCCCTTTCTCGGAGGAAAAAGCGGAGAAGGACACAGCAGAACAAGCCTTTCCCATGTGACAATCGTGGAACACTGGATATGCCTTCAGCAGATAAGATGAGGAGAATTCCAGCATTGGACTATTCATTTGTCTGGGATGATGACAGAAGATACAACAAGTTCTCTGGTGGAAAACCAAGCAACATTCAAACAAGCCTACATCCATTTGTTCGTGAAGATGTGAACAAACTGGATCTATTTGCTAAAGAACCTGATAGACATGAGGCATCCAAAAAGCTATTTGTTGCTGAAGGTAGTGGAAAGCTGATCGAGTCCTGTAACAGAGAATTAAATAAATCCCCAGTGTTTGCTGAAGTACATGAGAGGTGTGAAGTCACTGTTAAAGAAACCAGGACCCCTTTCTTAGATTTTAAACGGCGTTCTAAGGATCCAAATGTTGGAGGACATCAGGATTTTGACACAGTGGATATTGAGAAAGatgcaaagaagaagatgcgCCTAGCAAGTGCATCCTTCCATCAAGAGGAGTATCAAAGTGACACTGCATCGGTTCTGAAAGACACCCAAGATATGGATATACTAGCAATATCTGATGGGAGCTGTAAACTTAAGAGCATCTCTTTGTCATCCAAGGACACATGTAGCCAGGTGGCTAGAGCTTATTTTGAAACTGACGTGCCCCTGCAAGATGAACAACAGCAAAGCATCCAAGGCTGTTCTGAAGAAGTTATAGGTGTTAAGTCATTGATTCTTGAAGATTCTGGAACTGCAGACTTGTTGCCCATGCTCAGTTTTGGAAACAGGCAGACTTCTCCAAATGTTGAAACTAGGAGTGAACTGGCTTCTGGTCATGTGGAAACTGAGAAGTCCCCACAAGAGAAAGAATACCAAAGTGCTGGGAGCTGCCATGTAGTTTTTAATATAGATAAAATGTTGCTCTCGGAAAAACCTGAAACCATTGATTTCTTGTCCAACCATGATAAAGGTTGTGGAAGCAAGATGCGCTTATCTTCTGATGGGAATAACAGGCATGTTGCTTCTAGTCATCTGGTTGCTGAAATGCCTCtgccagaaaaagaaaaccctaGTGTCCAGAGCTACTCCCAAGTTGTTCATGGTGTGGCAGAAAATTCTGAAGAACTGTTCCCCAAGTTTGATGCAAATTGTGGAAGGAACAAGAGTTTATCTTGTGATGGAATTGGTGGCTATGTGGCCAGCGACCTGTACTCCAGTGATGCTTCACCAGATCCTGAAAGTCCCAAACCTCTCAGTAACTTTCCTAAATACCATGGAGATAGTGCAAAGAAGAATATCTCATCGGATGGAATTTTGGAAATGGTGGCTACTGATCATCAGGAGACCTGTATGCTCCCGCTGGACGTAAGTACAGGTGACGGAGATAGTGAACCAAAGACATCCTTTTATGAGAAAGATGCTGAAGCTACGCACTCACCAACAGCCTCTGAAGACCGTGAGGATACCACCTACACTCCGTCACCGAACGGACGTCGAAGCAATTCACCTCCTTATGGTCTGGAACTCAGCAAAGCAGTGCCACAGCCCGAGACGCGATACCAAATTTTCCGCAGCGGGCACAAAGCAGGCCATGAAAACACCGATACCGATTCATCCGCGGTCTGTGCTGAGGGCTACGGAAGCAAGAGTGGCATGTCGACTGACAGCACCTGTGGCTACCTGGCTGTCGCCGATGGGCGGGCCAATCTTCTGGGAACAAGCTCGGAGTCCAGGACGAGTTTCTTCGACGGCTCGTCAAGCGACTTTGCCCAGACGATCAGGTTCGCACACGACCCTGGAGAAGAGATGGAGCCGCACTGA
- the LOC100837338 gene encoding uncharacterized protein LOC100837338 isoform X1, with protein sequence MVSRKPMNFWMGKVHSKSASAYDGAIFLCNCLTRKECFERKLFGLSSLCADFVQQVKAGATLFLYDVEQRKLHGVFEATSDGAMNIIPDAYISSGSQFPSQIRFKRIWFCKPLMQSEFQDVLHDNYFSWTKFSYGLSHQQVVNLLHLFSSRNRLQPRQNPRSQDEPPRESEFSSVINQTDNLSGSNSISHGSLKSPCQTCTSSTVGEHAAPPRPDISDVAKSNNSRSSLPTRANTDIVTVAGSEKAIDDNSTDDFIPLQLEEDNLDGVDYLSDLLEDESHSSESKSCSDSEEHVTFHQPCDRKKSEYHPPMANSKLRSDNEDRKSVFARLMGRPRSFSQREKSKINPFSSKNVKSFSPLSRRKKRRRTQQNKPFPCDNRGTLDMPSADKMRRIPALDYSFVWDDDRRYNKFSGGKPSNIQTSLHPFVREDVNKLDLFAKEPDRHEASKKLFVAEGSGKLIESCNRELNKSPVFAEVHERCEVTVKETRTPFLDFKRRSKDPNVGGHQDFDTVDIEKDAKKKMRLASASFHQEEYQSDTASVLKDTQDMDILAISDGSCKLKSISLSSKDTCSQVARAYFETDVPLQDEQQQSIQGCSEEVIGVKSLILEDSGTADLLPMLSFGNRQTSPNVETRSELASGHVETEKSPQEKEYQSAGSCHVVFNIDKMLLSEKPETIDFLSNHDKGCGSKMRLSSDGNNRHVASSHLVAEMPLPEKENPSVQSYSQVVHGVAENSEELFPKFDANCGRNKSLSCDGIGGYVASDLYSSDASPDPESPKPLSNFPKYHGDSAKKNISSDGILEMVATDHQETCMLPLDVSTGDGDSEPKTSFYEKDAEATHSPTASEDREDTTYTPSPNGRRSNSPPYGLELSKAVPQPETRYQIFRSGHKAGHENTDTDSSAVCAEGYGSKSGMSTDSTCGYLAVADGRANLLGTSSESRTSFFDGSSSDFAQTIRFAHDPGEEMEPH encoded by the exons ATGGTTTCAAGGAAACCAATGAACTTTTGGATGGGGAAGGTACATAGTAAGAGTGCTTCAGCCTATGATGGTGCAATATTTCTGTGCAACTGCCTGACCAGGAAAGAGTGCTTCGAGAGAAAGCTTTTTGGCCTTTCTTCTCTATGTGCTGATTTTGTACAGCAAGTTAAAGCTGGTGCAACTTTATTCCTGTATGATGTCGAGCAGCGTAAGCTTCATGGAGTGTTTGAAGCAACTTCAGATGGAGCGATGAACATCATTCCTGATGCATATATCTCATCAGGAAGTCAGTTTCCTTCTCAG ATACGTTTCAAGAGGATATGGTTTTGCAAGCCTTTGATGCAAAGTGAATTTCAAGATGTATTGCATGATAACTATTTTTCATGGACCAAGTTTAGTTATGGTTTGTCCCACCAACAG GTTGTAAACCTTCTTCACTTGTTTTCTTCAAGGAACAGATTACAGCCTCGTCAAAATCCAAGGTCACAGGATGAACCTCCAAGGGAATCTGAATTTTCTTCTGTGATTAACCAAACTGATAACTTGTCCGGTTCAAACAGCATTTCACATGGTTCACTCAAAAGCCCCTGTCAAACATGTACCTCCTCCACTGTTGGGGAGCATGCAGCACCGCCAAGACCAGACATCTCTGATGTTGCTAAGTCCAACAACTCGAGGTCGTCCTTGCCCACCAGAGCAAATACAGACATTGTCACCGTTGCTGGCAGTGAAAAAGCAATTGATGACAACTCTACTGATGACTTTATACCGCTACAGCTGGAGGAAGATAATTTAGATGGTGTTGACTATCTATCTGATTTGCTGGAAGATGAGAGCCATTCTTCAGAATCTAAAAGTTGTAGTGACTCTGAAGAGCATGTTACTTTCCACCAGCCTTGTGACAGGAAGAAAAGTGAATACCATCCTCCCATGGCAAATTCCAAGCTCCGCTCTGATAATGAAGATCGAAAAAGCGTGTTTGCTCGATTAATGGGGAGACCTAGATCTTTTAGTCAAAGAGAGAAGTCCAAGATCAATCCGTTCTCATCAAAGAATGTTAAGTCTTTTAGTCCCCTTTCTCGGAGGAAAAAGCGGAGAAGGACACAGCAGAACAAGCCTTTCCCATGTGACAATCGTGGAACACTGGATATGCCTTCAGCAGATAAGATGAGGAGAATTCCAGCATTGGACTATTCATTTGTCTGGGATGATGACAGAAGATACAACAAGTTCTCTGGTGGAAAACCAAGCAACATTCAAACAAGCCTACATCCATTTGTTCGTGAAGATGTGAACAAACTGGATCTATTTGCTAAAGAACCTGATAGACATGAGGCATCCAAAAAGCTATTTGTTGCTGAAGGTAGTGGAAAGCTGATCGAGTCCTGTAACAGAGAATTAAATAAATCCCCAGTGTTTGCTGAAGTACATGAGAGGTGTGAAGTCACTGTTAAAGAAACCAGGACCCCTTTCTTAGATTTTAAACGGCGTTCTAAGGATCCAAATGTTGGAGGACATCAGGATTTTGACACAGTGGATATTGAGAAAGatgcaaagaagaagatgcgCCTAGCAAGTGCATCCTTCCATCAAGAGGAGTATCAAAGTGACACTGCATCGGTTCTGAAAGACACCCAAGATATGGATATACTAGCAATATCTGATGGGAGCTGTAAACTTAAGAGCATCTCTTTGTCATCCAAGGACACATGTAGCCAGGTGGCTAGAGCTTATTTTGAAACTGACGTGCCCCTGCAAGATGAACAACAGCAAAGCATCCAAGGCTGTTCTGAAGAAGTTATAGGTGTTAAGTCATTGATTCTTGAAGATTCTGGAACTGCAGACTTGTTGCCCATGCTCAGTTTTGGAAACAGGCAGACTTCTCCAAATGTTGAAACTAGGAGTGAACTGGCTTCTGGTCATGTGGAAACTGAGAAGTCCCCACAAGAGAAAGAATACCAAAGTGCTGGGAGCTGCCATGTAGTTTTTAATATAGATAAAATGTTGCTCTCGGAAAAACCTGAAACCATTGATTTCTTGTCCAACCATGATAAAGGTTGTGGAAGCAAGATGCGCTTATCTTCTGATGGGAATAACAGGCATGTTGCTTCTAGTCATCTGGTTGCTGAAATGCCTCtgccagaaaaagaaaaccctaGTGTCCAGAGCTACTCCCAAGTTGTTCATGGTGTGGCAGAAAATTCTGAAGAACTGTTCCCCAAGTTTGATGCAAATTGTGGAAGGAACAAGAGTTTATCTTGTGATGGAATTGGTGGCTATGTGGCCAGCGACCTGTACTCCAGTGATGCTTCACCAGATCCTGAAAGTCCCAAACCTCTCAGTAACTTTCCTAAATACCATGGAGATAGTGCAAAGAAGAATATCTCATCGGATGGAATTTTGGAAATGGTGGCTACTGATCATCAGGAGACCTGTATGCTCCCGCTGGACGTAAGTACAGGTGACGGAGATAGTGAACCAAAGACATCCTTTTATGAGAAAGATGCTGAAGCTACGCACTCACCAACAGCCTCTGAAGACCGTGAGGATACCACCTACACTCCGTCACCGAACGGACGTCGAAGCAATTCACCTCCTTATGGTCTGGAACTCAGCAAAGCAGTGCCACAGCCCGAGACGCGATACCAAATTTTCCGCAGCGGGCACAAAGCAGGCCATGAAAACACCGATACCGATTCATCCGCGGTCTGTGCTGAGGGCTACGGAAGCAAGAGTGGCATGTCGACTGACAGCACCTGTGGCTACCTGGCTGTCGCCGATGGGCGGGCCAATCTTCTGGGAACAAGCTCGGAGTCCAGGACGAGTTTCTTCGACGGCTCGTCAAGCGACTTTGCCCAGACGATCAGGTTCGCACACGACCCTGGAGAAGAGATGGAGCCGCACTGA
- the LOC100838881 gene encoding sulfiredoxin, chloroplastic/mitochondrial, producing MAAAAAGAPMASSSGLDLGKIVPPAGFRRAVPSAAALRGRSASGSRGLAFSVPSSNGAAAQSSLSDSEKKGPVVMEIPLEDIRRPLMRTRANDPSKVQELMDSIRVIGLQVPIDVLEVDGVYYGFSGCHRYEAHQRLGLPTIRCKVRRGTKETLRHHMR from the exons ATGGCTGCAGCGGCCGCGGGAGCACCGATGGCCTCGAGCTCAGGCTTGGATTTGGGGAAGATCGTGCCTCCCGCCGGCttccgccgcgccgtccccagcgccgccgctctccgTGGGAGGAGCGCAAGCGGGAGCCGCGGCCTTGCCTTCTCGGTCCCGTCCTCTAATG GTGCAGCCGCACAGTCATCGTTGAGCGACTCAGAGAAGAAAGGCCCTGTGGTCATGGAGATCCCATTGGAAGATATCCGGAGGCCGCTAATGCGAACTCGTGCCAATGATCCTTCCAAGGTGCAGGAGCTCATGGACAGCATCCGTGTCATCGGTCTACAAGTACCT ATCGATGTGCTGGAGGTTGACGGAGTCTATTATG GTTTCTCTGGATGCCACCGCTATGAGGCTCACCAGCGACTAGGCCTCCCGACCATCCGCTGCAAAGTCCGTCGAGGGACAAAGGAGACACTGAG GCACCATATGCGATGA
- the LOC100837970 gene encoding histone H2B.1, which yields MAPKAEKKPAAKKPAEEEPAVEKAEKAPAGKKPKAEKRLPAGKSAASSKEAGEGKKGKKKAKKSVETYKIYIFKVLKQVHPDIGISSKAMSIMNSFINDIFEKLAGESAKLARYNKKPTITSREIQTSVRLVLPGELAKHAVSEGTKAVTKFTSS from the coding sequence ATGGCACCcaaggcagagaagaagccggcggcgaagaagcccgcggaggaggagcccgccgTGGAGAAGGCGGAGAAGGCCccggcggggaagaagcccaAGGCCGAGAAGCGGCTGCCGGCGGGCAAGtctgccgcctcctccaaggaggccggcgaggggaagaaggggaagaagaaggcgaagaaGAGCGTGGAGACCTACAAGATCTACATCTTCAAGGTGCTCAAGCAGGTGCACCCGGACATCGGCATCTCCTCCAAGGCCATGTCCATcatgaactccttcatcaACGACATCTTCGAGAAACTCGCCGGGGAGTCCGCCAAGCTCGCCCGCTACAACAAGAAGCCCACCATCACGTCCCGCGAGATCCAGACCTCCGTCCGCCTCGTCCTCCCAGGCGAGCTCGCCAAGCACGCCGTCTCCGAGGGCACCAAGGCTGTCACCAAGTTTACCTCCTCTTAG